In the Topomyia yanbarensis strain Yona2022 chromosome 3, ASM3024719v1, whole genome shotgun sequence genome, one interval contains:
- the LOC131691441 gene encoding protein preli-like has protein sequence MAKYYENSTIFNYSWEQVTQCFWNRYPNPFSSHVLSEDTVCRELRNGKLHSKRLLTKTNRVPKWGERFFKAKSVQIVEESVIDPEERVLVTYTRNIGFNKIMNVVEKVTYRSVPDQPGKTIATRSAWIDSSVFGFATAIRAFGLDRFKKNCMKTVNGFNYMLHHMFPAHSPSLVSAYNQHLTKAQKIKEAAKHASDHVKAQAEQLVQNLSVKG, from the exons ATGGCAAAATATTATGAAAATTCAACCATATTCAACTATTCCTGGGAGCAGGTGACACAGTGCTTCTGGAACCGGTATCCAAATCCGTTCAG CTCGCACGTACTCTCGGAGGATACCGTTTGTAGGGAACTGCGGAATGGAAAACTACACAGTAAACGGCTACTAACCAAAACGAATCGTGTGCCTAAATGGGGCGAACGATTCTTCAAGGCGAAGTCCGTCCAAATTGTCGAGGAGTCGGTAATTGATCCGGAAGAACGAGTCCTTGTGACTTACACTAGAAATATCGGGTTCAATAAGATCATG AACGTCGTTGAAAAGGTTACCTACCGATCCGTTCCCGATCAGCCCGGTAAGACGATAGCTACTCGCTCGGCCTGGATCGACTCATCAGTGTTTGGTTTTGCGACAGCCATACGCGCTTTCGGGTTGGACCGCTTCAAAAAGAACTGTATGAAAACCGTTAACGGATTCAACTATATGTTGCACCATATGTTTCCAGCTCATTCGCCATCGTTAGTCTCCGCTTATAATCAACACCTGACGAAGGCACAGAAAATTAAGGAAGCGGCCAAGCACGCTTCCGATCACGTTAAAGCTCAGGCCGAACAGTTGGTGCAGAATCTTTCCGTGAAAGGTTGA